From Colias croceus chromosome 24, ilColCroc2.1, the proteins below share one genomic window:
- the LOC123702720 gene encoding disintegrin and metalloproteinase domain-containing protein 12, giving the protein MSKVTISGKMFVCFSVCVRCFLVCLILLALTKDCVESQELRSPAAEFTRHTIVRPILHHARTKREITTTRHTDGIHHPAVTLTINIDNEDYVLDLRLNEGLVAGDHVVRYQRNGEMVSEKPSLEDLDICQYSGTVRGREGSWAAVSTCHGVSGVIYDGRTMKYIQPAEDNKIDADHYVYDHTDMGTNFKCGYAGGVTNNRSYDPELMDKYEKEKSLKLSRTSRYKRDAEEIQVRGPFNANKLSRYVELVLVADHREFRANGESISLIHHRLKDVANIINSVYAPLNIFIALVGIVVWSERDEITLEEDGDKTLTSFLHYRRERLVRDIPNDNAHLLTRQKFKDGVVGKALKGPICTFNFSGGVATNHSDVIGLVAITIAHEMGHNFGMEHDTDVDCECPEEKCIMSPSSTSVTPSHWSSCSLRSLALSFERGMDYCLRNKPKRLFESPTCGNGFVEPGEQCDCGLNPAPSCTACCDVATCSLWQNATCAVGECCDTLTCRPKSAGTVCRSADKECDLPEYCTGHSEFCPSDVFKMDGTPCSNNQAYCVRGGCRTHKDQCLLLWGSTADSSDTRCYTSMNVKGDKNGNCGYARSDSSVYYKCQPAHALCGLLQCRHLNERLEFGMESVAWLSATFINNNGTIIPCRTAMVDLGLSDVDPGMVPDGAKCGNNMMCLNTKCVPVQSVIDRVAQKETAVCPSNCSGHGVCNSEGHCHCESGFAPPLCALPGAGGSVDSGPATDSTLQRNFMVAMYVIFLGILPTILLILFLMYYTRHNVLLWWKKPKKTIPSPKKSSLQRRISRSASKFASNFQNNAPNNTQAVSVHTLSNPDDMSSSLLRSDSEHSPSGNINPSVNFFGNFKGFSLTPMDKNAPQTDEPPKETKKDTKSAKITPVHRSGSNSQNVGQLKPVLRSAPPLPVVPNTAKTSPKTSPSIKRTNSSVQNRIKALMNAEKTEEVPVTANPAPRPVISSPILEASTCTAKELISPLQGSKTLGPVRAAPTAPTITPDLPKRPLSMYSAGNVPQKPLPEEPKKVKEGISLNRIASFLKHDKPKEKERNPVERSHSLPKNQNHQIKVPKAADKVALRNLQISNPILQKAIDIPISSVPVVSDSEDNDDSKAFVNRAQSMRVPNVQKPLQTFGSMRQAPGVSRPLSGVGRPTAPPPPLPSQPATTEKETSIYQSPKQTDIKTTDYVDCIEEKPAPLAHIDEESGDNIYAIIEESPEKHAKAFPGVSLPIKTAPQPPPEGYNTPKPITSNSGSTESMGLLGEIVNEIQNRNFDSIYSTSTLARKREKERKKVEQNRDSTYMNTDYKSPESVYSNSGAKSSASTTSSGYLHPSAVNIPTRMQTDEKEIEKPPSPSLKANSKIPTFSRQVTPPGLRTTSTFKNVPPSPKTAAKNINVKSISNSPDLVSSCAVAETKNIKAPDVINNNKPADPPKVANKPNISKQIDNRPPLKPTIDKKPATNKQTVLKPVNTTTNVNKTDKPINRVNSKNDSSVKAIADSLNKNKPKVVPKPTTLVQRTDSNVKTNTTKLTSKPSNVASLQQKFENRKSLGKEITTGKK; this is encoded by the exons GAAGCCCAGCAGCAGAATTCACCAGGCACACAATAGTGCGACCGATCCTGCATCATGCAAGAACGAAGCGGGAGATCACGACCACTAGACATACG GACGGCATCCACCACCCAGCGGTGACGTTGACCATCAACATTGACAATGAGGACTACGTGCTCGACCTTCGGCTGAACGAGGGGCTGGTGGCGGGGGACCACGTGGTCAGGTACCAGAGGAATGGGGAGATGGTCTCGGAGAAACCGAGTTTAGAG GATTTGGACATATGCCAGTATTCTGGCACCGTGCGGGGTCGCGAGGGGTCGTGGGCCGCGGTGTCGACGTGCCACGGGGTCAGCGGGGTTATATACGATGGCAGGACCATGAAGTATATACAGCCGGCTGAAG ACAACAAAATAGACGCAGACCACTACGTCTACGACCATACAGACATGGGCACCAACTTCAAGTGTGGTTACGCGGGAGGAGTGACGAATAACAGAAGCTATGACCCGGAGTTAATGGATAAATATGAAAAGGAGAAGAGTTTAAAGCTTAGCAGGACTTCCAGG TACAAACGTGACGCCGAAGAGATACAAGTACGGGGGCCGTTCAACGCCAACAAACTATCCAGATACGTGGAGTTGGTGCTTGTTGCTGATCATCGAGAGTTTAGAGCGAATGGTGAAAGTATTAGCCTTATACATCATAGGCTGAAGGATGTcgctaatattattaattct GTATACGCCCCACTAAATATATTCATAGCACTCGTCGGTATAGTCGTTTGGAGCGAGCGAGACGAAATAACGCTAGAGGAGGACGGCGATAAGACTCTCACATCCTTCCTGCATTATAGACGCGAGAGATTGGTCAGGGATATACCTAACGACAATGCGCATTTGTTGAC GCGGCAAAAATTCAAAGATGGCGTCGTCGGCAAAGCGCTCAAAGGACCAATTTGCACGTTCAATTTCTCCGGGGGCGTGGCCACTAACCACTCTGACGTCATAGGTCTAGTGGCCATAACAATAGCGCACGAAATGGGCCACAATTTCGGTATGGAGCACGACACAGACGTGGATTGCGAATGTCCAGAAGAAAAGTGTATTATGAGCCCTTCTAGTACGTCCGTTACGCCTTCCCATTGGTCGTCTTGTAGTTTGCGATCGCTAGCGTTGTCCTTTGAAAGGGGAATGGATTATTGTTTGCG CAATAAACCGAAACGCCTGTTTGAATCGCCGACCTGCGGGAACGGTTTCGTAGAGCCAGGGGAACAGTGCGACTGCGGATTGAACCCCGCACCCTCTTGTACCGCGTGCTGTGATGTAGCGACTTGCTCGTTATGGCAGAACGCGACTTGCGCGGTCGGCGAGTGCTGCGATACACTG ACATGTCGGCCAAAGTCAGCGGGCACGGTGTGTCGGTCAGCGGACAAAGAGTGCGATTTGCCCGAATATTGTACGGGACACTCGGAGTTCTGTCCCAGTGACGTGTTCAAAATGGACGGCACCCCGTGCTCTAATAATCAG gcGTATTGTGTGCGTGGAGGGTGTCGTACCCACAAGGACCAGTGCCTATTGCTGTGGGGCTCCACTGCGGACAGCTCGGATACAAGATGCTACACTTCCATGAATGTTAAGGGGGATAA GAACGGCAACTGCGGCTACGCCCGCTCGGACTCGTCAGTGTACTACAAGTGCCAGCCGGCACACGCGCTGTGCGGCCTGCTGCAGTGCCGACATCTCAACGAGCGGCTCGAGTTCGGCATGGAGTCTGTTGCTTGGCTTTCCGCCacgtttattaataataatg gtACAATAATACCATGTAGAACGGCGATGGTAGATCTGGGCCTGAGCGACGTGGACCCCGGCATGGTGCCCGATGGCGCTAAATGTGGAAATAATATG ATGTGTTTAAACACAAAATGCGTGCCGGTACAATCGGTGATAGATAGGGTTGCTCAAAAGGAGACCGCCGTCTGCCCGTCCAACTGTTCGGGACATGGTGTTTGTAATTCTGAAG GCCACTGTCACTGCGAGTCGGGATTCGCCCCTCCACTATGTGCGTTGCCCGGGGCTGGAGGCTCCGTTGATTCAGGACCCGCCACTGATTCTACAC TGCAAAGAAACTTCATGGTGGCGATGTATGTCATATTCCTCGGAATATTACCGACGATTCTGCTCATACTGTTCCTCATGTACTACACAAGGCACAATGTTCTACTGTGGTGGAAAAAACCGAAGAAAAC GATTCCATCTCCCAAGAAATCAAGtttgcagcgacgtatttcgAGAAGCGCAAGTAAATTCGCATCTAACTTTCAAAACAACGCGCCAAATAACACTCAAGCTGTTAGCGTTCACACACTATCTAACCCTGACGATATGAGCTCAAGTCTCTTGCGCAGTGACAGCGAACACAGCCCATCCGGCAATATAAACCCCTCCGTTAACTTCTTCGGAAACTTCAAAGGATTTTCCCTCACGCCAATGGACAAAAATGCCCCCCAAACAGATGAACCACCAAAAGAAACCAAAAAAGACACGAAAAGCGCGAAAATAACACCAGTACATAGAAGTGGGAGTAATAGTCAAAATGTGGGGCAATTGAAACCAGTGTTACGTTCTGCGCCACCACTCCCAGTAGTGCCAAATACAGCTAAAACCAGCCCCAAAACGTCTCCATCTATAAAACGCACGAATAGTTCAGTACAGAATCGTATCAAAGCTCTAATGAACGCAGAGAAGACGGAAGAAGTGCCCGTCACTGCTAATCCTGCGCCCAGACCAGTTATTTCTAGCCCCATTCTAGAAGCTTCGACGTGTACAGCGAAAGAACTAATATCGCCGCTACAAGGCTCAAAAACATTGGGCCCGGTACGCGCGGCTCCAACCGCACCGACCATCACACCAGATTTACCGAAACGACCTCTAAGTATGTACTCCGCCGGCAATGTCCCACAAAAACCACTCCCAGAGGAACCAAAGAAAGTCAAGGAAGGAATATCCTTGAACAGAATCGCGTCATTCCTCAAACACGACAAACCGAAGGAAAAAGAACGAAACCCCGTTGAACGAAGTCACTCTTTGCCGAAGAATCAGAATCACCAAATCAAAGTGCCGAAAGCGGCTGATAAAGTTGCATTGCGAAACTTGCAGATATCGAATCCCATACTGCAGAAGGCCATCGATATACCGATCAGCTCTGTGCCCGTAGTGTCGGATTCTGAAGACAACGACGATTCGAAAGCGTTCGTGAATAGAGCTCAAAGTATGCGCGTGCCCAATGTGCAAAAGCCCTTACAAACGTTCGGTTCGATGAGACAAGCGCCCGGTGTGTCGCGGCCCTTATCCGGTGTTGGCCGACCGACCGCTCCTCCACCACCACTACCGAGCCAACCGGCCACTACTGAAAAAGAAACTTCAATATATCAGAGTCCAAAACAGACAGACATCAAGACGACAGATTACGTAGATTGCATAGAAGAAAAGCCCGCGCCGTTAGCTCACATAGACGAAGAGTCCGGTGACAATATTTACGCGATCATCGAGGAAAGTCCCGAGAAACATGCTAAAGCGTTCCCGGGCGTGTCTCTGCCGATCAAAACGGCTCCCCAACCGCCTCCTGAAGGCTACAACACTCCCAAACCCATCACTTCCAATTCAGGAAGTACAGAAAGCATGGGTCTGCTCGGAGAGATTGTTAATGAGATACAGAACCGCAACTTTGACTCGATCTATTCGACGTCGACGCTCGCGAGGAAAAGGGAGAAAGAGCGGAAAAAGGTTGAGCAAAACAGAGATAGCACGTACATGAATACAGACTACAAGAGTCCAGAGAGCGTTTACAGCAACTCTGGAGCAAAATCTTCCGCGTCGACCACTAGCAGTGGATATTTGCACCCCTCAGCTGTTAACATACCCACTCGTATGCAAACAgatgaaaaagaaatagaGAAACCACCATCGCCTTCTCTTAAAGCAAACTCGAAAATACCCACGTTTTCGAGACAAGTTACCCCGCCCGGTTTAAGAACTACGAGCACGTTCAAAAATGTGCCGCCATCTCCTAAAACGGCCGCAAAAAATATCAACGTAAAATCGATATCTAACAGTCCCGACCTCGTGTCGAGTTGTGCTGTAGCCgagacaaaaaatatcaaagcgCCAGacgttattaataataataaaccagCCGATCCACCGAAAGTCGCGAACAAACCTAATATAAGCAAACAGATTGACAATCGACCTCCGTTAAAACCGACCATTGATAAAAAGCCGGCCACAAATAAACAGACTGTACTAAAACCAGTCAATACTACAACTAATGTGaataaaacagacaaaccgataAATCGCGTTAATTCCAAAAACGATTCTAGTGTGAAAGCGATTGCagatagtttaaataaaaataaacctaaaGTGGTTCCCAAACCAACCACATTAGTACAACGGACCGACTCAAACGTAAAGACGAATACAACGAAACTAACCTCTAAACCCTCCAATGTCGCCAGTTTACAACAGAAATTTGAAAATAGGAAATCATTAGGTAAGGAAATAACCACGGGGAAGAAATAG